The sequence CAGATGGGGCACTCATCATCAAAGATGGTACACGATGTTTATGGTTCTTGGACGCCTGAGAACGATCAAGACCAAATATCGCTATTAAACCAAAAATTGAATGATTCAGTCCCCTATGTGTCCCCATCGAGTCATAATAAAGATAACATTCGATTTATATCAAATAGTTAACCCTATCACACCTGCATACTCATAATTTCTTGATAAGCAGCAACGAGCTTATTACGCACTTGTACCCCCATTTGTAATGAGATACTGGATTTTTGCATATCCACCATCACATCATTTAATTCAACACCGGGTGTACCTAAGGTAAACGCTTGAACTTTGTTGGTTGCATTCACTCGAGTTTCATTAATTTTACCCACGGCTTGAACAAGCTGAGTGGCAAACCCTGCCTGTACTGGCTGGGGTTTCGCAATATTGGATGCTTGTAAAGTCTGGATTTGCATTTTATCCAGAACACTTTCAATAGCTGGAATTGACATATAAACCTCTGCGTTAATCATCTAATTCAATTATTGAATCAATGTCATAGTAAGGAAGTGAACCAACACGCTTACCGAGTTATACCCTAACACAGGGGCTTCATTCCAAAGCGAGTAATTAACGCAAAAGTTAAGGGCTAATTACGCCATTAAATGAAACGCAAAAGGCCAATAATGAGACACCTGAGAGTAGGTTTATTTATTTGCGTAAGGGGAGTCTGTTTTGTTACGCCACGCTTTTAGTATTCATCCCGAACTACAAGGCAAGGATTGTCTATGAATGCCGAAAAAACCGACGTTGTGAACCAGAATAAGGGTTTTAACGCCATTATTAACCGGATAAAAGCCGATCCGAAAATTCCGCTCATTATTGCGGGTTCAGCGGCTATTGCCATTTTTGTTGCTGCATTTTTATGGTTACAAAGCCCTGATTATAAGGTGCTTTATAGTAATCTTAGCGATAAAGACGGTGGCGAAATTGTCACACAGTTAACACAGATGAATGTACCTTATCGCTTGTCACAAAATGGCGCGGCGATTATGGTGCCTGACAATCAGGTTCATGAATTACGCCTGAAACTCGCGCAAGCGGGGCTTCCTAAAGGCGGTGCTGCCGGTTTTGAACTGTTAGATAAAGAAAAGTTCGGGATCAGCCAATTTAGTGAACAAATTAACTATCAACGTGCACTTGAGGGTGAGCTTGCTCGCACTATCGAGACATTAGGTCCTGTACAAAATGCTCGAGTTCATTTAGCACTACCAAAACCATCTCTTTTTGTTCGTGAACAGAAATCCCCTTCTGCATCCGTTACGGTGGGTCTTTTACAGGGTAGAACACTGGATGAAGGTCAAATTAATGCCATCGTGCATATCGTTGCGAGCAGTGTTGCTGGTATGCCTGACAGCAGTGTGACCATCGTTGACCAAAGCGGTAAATTATTGACACAACCTGATACGTTAGGTCGTGACCTTAATTCTATCCAACTGAAATATGTTCAAGAGCTAGAGAGCCGTTATCAGCAACGTATTGAAACGTTATTAGGCCCAATTGTGGGTCGTGGAAACGTTCATGCACAGGTAACTGCTCAAATTGATTTCTCTCATACAGAAGAGACAGCAGAAGAGTACAAACCAAATCAGCCACCCAATCAAGCTGCTGTACGTTCAAAACAGTTGAGCCAAAGTGAGCAAAATGGTGGCATGTTAGCGGGTGGTGTTCCTGGGGCATTATCTAATCAACCTGTTGCTCCCCCACAAGCGCCTATTGAAACATCAAAAGCGCAAGAAGGTGAGAAAACAGATGACGCCAATGCAACTGGAACAAATCGCACATTAACGCGCAATCCAAACAGCAATAGCCGTTTAGATGAAACAACTAACTATGAAGTTGATCGCCGAATTCGTCATATCAAGCGTCCAGTAGGTAATATCGAGCGTCTTTCTGTCGCTGTTATTGTGAACTACAAAACCGTTGAAGATAAGAAAGAAGCCGCAGAAGGCGAAGAGCCTGTTGTTGAAACTAAACTTGTTCCGCTAACTGATGAGCAAATTCAGCAAATTGAAGGGCTTGTTCGTGAAGCGATGGGCTATTCTCAAGAACGTGGTGACTCTTTAAGTGTCGTGAACTCTCAGTTCAACGATATTGAAGAGAAAGTAATCACTGTTCCTGTATGGGAAAACCCAGAAATTCTTGCGAAAGCATTAGATTTAGGTCGCTGGTTATTACTTGTCATCATCGCATGGATCTTATGGCGCAAACTGGTGAAACCACAGCTTGAAAAACGCCGTGAAGCTGAGATTGCGGCACAGAAAGCCGTGCTGAAAACGCAGCTACAAGTTAAAGATGATGTAGATGAAGCCGAATTAGATGACGAAGCACGACGTAAACAAGCACGTCAACGTGTCAGTGCCGAATTGCAGAGCCAACGTATCCGTGAAATGGCAGAGAAAGATCCTCGTGTCGTTGCAATGGTTATTCGTCAATGGATGAGTAAAGAACAATGAGTAATAACTTAACTGGAACCGAAAAAAGCGCCGTTATGTTACTAACACTCGGTGAAGACCGAGCGGCGGAAGTATTTAAACATCTAAGCACACGTGAAGTTCAACAGCTAAGTATTGCGATGTCTTCAATGCGTCAGATCTCAAATCAGCAATTGATTGATGTGATGGCAAGCTTTGAAGAAGATGCCGTCCAATACGCAGCATTGAACGTCAATGCGAACGATTATTTACGCTCTGTTCTTGTTAAAGCTTTAGGTGAAGAACGTGCGAATAATCTTTTAGATGAGATCTCTGAAACTCGTGAAACCACAACGGGTATCGAAACACTTAACTTTATGGAGCCACAAATGGCTGCCGATATTATCCGCGACGAACATCCGCAGATTATCGCAACCATCTTAGTTCACCTGAAACGGGGTCAAGCTGCAGATATTTTGGCACTGTTTGATGAGAAATTACGTAATGATGTGATGTTACGTATCGCAACATTTGGTGGTGTTCAACCGTCAGCATTAGCAGAGTTAACTGAAGTACTGAATAACCTGCTTGATGGTCAAAACCTCAAACGCAGTAAAATGGGTGGTGTTCGTACTGCGGCTGAAATCATCAACTTGATGAAGAGCCAGCAAGAAGAGAATGTTATTACTGCGGTTCGCGATTACGACGGCGAATTGGCACAAAAAATTATCGACGAAATGTTCCTGTTCGAAAACCTTATCGATATCGACAACCGTTCTATCCAGCGCATTCTACAGGAAGTGGAATCCGAGTCCTTGGTTGTGGCATTGAAAGGATGCGATCAAGAGCTACGCGATCACTTCCTCAACAATATGTCGCAACGTGCTGCTGAAATCATGCGTGATGACTTGAGTTCTCGCGGCCCTGTTCGAATGTCTCAAGTGGAAGCAGAGCAGAAAGCAATTCTGCTTGTGGTACGCAAATTAGCAGAGACTGGAGAGGTTGTTCTTCATGGAGGAGACGATACCTATGTCTGATAAACATACTGATACTAACTGGAAGCCTTGGGTTCCCAAAGAACTCACAGATTGGGCATTAACGGTCGAGGAAACGACAGAAGACGAAAAGGAAGTCGAAAAACAGGAAAAAGAAGTTGTTCAGCAACAGAAAGTTCTTGAGCAAATTAATATGCTTGATGACATGAAAGACAAGGCCCAGAAATTGGGCCACGCTGAAGGCTTTGAGGCAGGGAAAAACCAGGGTTATCAGGAAGGCTATCAGGCTGGATTACAATCAGGTATTGAAGAAGGCATTCGCCAAGGAATTGCTCAACAATCGCCATTAATTAATGAATGGCAAGGATTGTTGGCTGAGTTTAAGCACTCTTTAAATGGGTTAGACAGTGTTATTGCTTCACGTTTAATGCAAATCGCGCTCACAGCAGCAAAAGAAGTTCTGGGTCAGCCTGCGGTGTGTGATGGTTCTGCATTACTGACGCAAATCACCTTAATGTTGCAACAAGAACAAATGTTCTCAAACAACCCACAGTTAAGAGTTAACCCAACACATATTCCACAAATTGAAAAAGAGCTGGGTGACTCACTTTCTGCTCATGGTTGGAAAGTGGTTGCCGATAACAGTATTCATGTTGGTGGATGTCGTGTTGTAACAAATGATGGCGATCTTGATGCCACGATTGCAACTCGTTGGCATGAACTTTGCCGTCTTGCTGCTCCGGAGGCGTTGTAATGACAGCAAGATTGGGGCGTTGGTTAGAAAAACTCAGTGATGCAGAAGCGCGTTTAAATAAAATTCCGCGTGTGCGTCAATATGGACGTTTAACCAGAGCAACAGGTTTAGTCATGGAAGCTAAGGGGCTTGTTATGCCTCTTGGTTCTACGTGTTTAATAGAACGTACCATTGGTAAAACTGTTGAAGAAGTTGAAAGTGAAGTCGTTGGTTTCAATGGCAGTCAAATGTTGTTAATGCCTTTACAGGAAGTCGAGGGATTAACACCAGGTGCTCGTGTTTATGCACAGGCGACTCCAGGTGGGGAAAATGAAGGTCGTCAGTTGCCGCTTGGCGATGCGCTATTAGGGCGCGTGTTAGATGGCTCTGGTTATCCTTTAGATGGTTTACCACCACCCGATGCAGATTATCGTGCGCCACTGATCACACCTCCTATCAACCCACTACAACGCACCCCAATTACCGATGTACTGGATGTGGGTGTGCGTGCAATCAACGCACTGTTAACCGTAGGGCGTGGTCAGCGAATGGGGCTTTTTGCAGGCTCTGGTGTCGGTAAAAGTGTGTTATTAGGCATGATGGCACGTTTTACTCAAGCTGATGTCATTGTGGTTGGATTAATTGGTGAACGTGGACGTGAAGTTAAAGACTTTATCGAAAATATTCTCGGTACTGAAGGTTTAGCACGCTCAGTCGTTGTTGCAGCACCTGCTGACGTATCCCCCCTTCTTCGAATGCAAGGCGCTTCTTATGCAACACGTATTGCTGAAGATTTTCGTGATCGCGGAAAACATGTCTTACTGATTATGGATTCACTCACACGTTACAGTATGGCGCAACGCGAAATTGCCCTTGCTGTCGGCGAACCGCCTGCAACCAAAGGCTATCCACCTTCTGTATTCGCGAAATTACCCGCACTGGTCGAACGTGCAGGAAATGGCGTTGATGGTGGCGGTTCTATCACGGCTTTCTATACTGTTTTAACAGAAGGTGATGATCAGCAAGATCCCATTGCTGACTCTGCGCGTGCGATTTTAGATGGTCACATTGTGCTTTCGCGTTCTCTTGCAGAATCGGGGCACTACCCTGCTATCGATATCGAAGCCTCAATTAGCCGTGCAATGACATCACTGATTGATAAAACACATTATCGTCGCGTACAAGTGTTTAAACAGCTTTTGTCTAGTTATCAACGTAACCGAGATCTCATTAACGTAGGTGCTTATGCCGCGGGTAGTGATCCTATGCTTGATAAAGCCATTGCGCTTTATCCATCCCTCGCGAAGTTCTTACAACAAGATATCCAAGAGCAATGCAGTTATCAAAGTGCATGTGAGCAACTTAATCAACTGATCACAGTGAACTAATTCTGAACATAATCAGAGAAAGTAAAGAGGGTTCCAATGCGGGAGCAGTCACCTTTAGTGACACTGAGAGAACTGGCACAGACAGCGGCTGAACAAGCCGCTATTCAACTGGCTCAGGTCCGGCAGAGTCATCAACAAATGGAACAGCAACTCAATATGTTGATTGGGTATCAGGATGAATACCGTGTACGTCTAAATGAAACGTTGAATTTAGGGGGGATGTCGTCAGCATCGTGGCAAAACTACCAACAATTCCTCAAAACGCTCGAATTGACTATCGAACAACATAAACAACAACTTCAACATTGGCAGGCGCAGCTTGATCTTGCAACTGAACAATGGAGAGAAAAACAGCAACGACTCAATGCATTTGAGACTTTGGAGCAACGCGCTGAAGATAGCCGTAAGCGACATCTCGATCGTATTGAACAGAAACAAATGGACGAGTACGCACAGCGTAGTACTTTACGGAGAACAACTTGATGGAGATAACGCTTCTGACCATGGATGTCGCAGCAGCCTCTCCGGGAACGACATCTGCTTCAAATAGTCAGCCCGGTGATAATGCCCCGACATTTGCTCAGCTTTTGGGTTCTCAACCTCAAAATGCACAGAGTGATAAAAAGACAGCCAATATCACAAACCACGCAACGAAAGAAAACAAAGCACATTCACACTCTGATGAAGACAAAACAAAAGAAGAAGGTAGTCATCTTGCGTCTGTCACCACAGAACCTAATGTGATAGAAGAGTCATCTCTTGAGAAATCTCAATTGACGCTTACTTTGCCGGATAATGAACAATTTGCGGCTATTGTTGAAAATAAAAACCCATCTTTATTAATGTCTGCAGAAGAGCTTGCCGCTGAACTTCCCGTTCAGTTAGCCGGACTCCCTGGATTAAAACGTCTTACCCTTCCCTCTGATCAACTGACTCAAGCATTACAACAGCCTCAGTCAATGAAACGTGAGGAAGGTTTAGCCTCATTAGCACGCACTATTTCAAAAGATCGCGATATGTCGGACTTCAACCTTGCCGACAAACTCAATTTATCAAAATCAGATGAACAGTCCTTGTTAACCCAACGACGACCAGAGACAGCGACGTTAGCCACAGAAAGCACACTCGTTAGTGCTAATCAAACAGAAAAGCCTTCTGCGAAAAAAGTCGATAGCATGGCATCGCTTTTAACACCAACAGCAGAAAAAGTGAATGCGTTACTAAACGGCGATAAGCAAGTTGCCAATACAAAATTAGCGGATAATGTTGCTCAGCAAATAGCGTCAACAAACCACGTTGTAGAAAACGATCTTCACAACACTCTTTCTAACTCCTCTTCTTTGGCTTCACAAAGCATTACGGGTCATGCTCACTCTTCAACCCAACCACAAATGCAATTTTCACCGATGGTAACACAGGTATTAAATGCACAAGTGGGAACGCAAGAGTGGCAACAGCAACTCAATCAACAGATTGTGATGTTTAGTCGAAATGGTTTACAAAAGGCAGAGCTACGTTTACACCCTGAAGAGCTAGGTTCATTGCATATCCGCATGAAAATAGAAGATGGGCAAGCACAGTTACACCTTGCTTCACAAAACGGGCAAGTTCGTTCTGTATTAGAAAATGCCATGCATCAATTGCGTCAAGCTCTCTCTGAAAATGGGATCCAGCTCACGCAGAGTCAGGTGTCTAGCGACACTCATGACAGTTGGCAACAACAAAATATGTCAGATTCCTCTCAATTTAGTGGAGATGGTGCCGATAATCATCAAGGAAGCGAGGGTAATTCTCTGCAGTTAGCCTCTGAAACGGCACTACAAAAGATAACTCTTACGCCTCAAGAATTAGCATCTGCTCGTGGTGGTGTTGATATTTTCGCCTAATACAAATGTATTGGGACGACACCCTATGTCAATAAACGTAAGAGTTAATGGTTTTTTCCCTATCTGTTTCTGCCATTAAAAAACAGAAATAGCGGGATAATTAAGGTTGATTTAGATGGATATGGAAGTCCACAACAGTGAACACGTATCCACTACAAAACAGGAATTTAACTGTCCATGTCTAATTACAGCAATGAACGTAAAAGCTATAGCTTAATTCTGATCATCGTATTATTGGTGATCGCCATTATTGCAGCGGCATTCGGTGGATATAGTTGGTGGGCATTGAAGCATGCTAAATCAGGTTCAGCGGGCACAAGTCAGCAAAAAGTTATACCAGCACCCGTTTTTATGTCATTAGAACCCTTTACGGTAAATCTCATTGATGACGAAGAACACTTAGACAGAGTGCTCTACATAGGGATCACATTAAGATTGCATAATGAAGAGACTCGTAAGCGTCTACATGATTATTTACCAGAGGTTCGTAGCCGCTTGTTATTACTGCTTTCTCGTCAACAGGCTAATAAGCTCGCGACAGACAATGGAAAACTCCAGCTAATGACGGATGTAAAAGAAACGCTGAGACCGACTCTCGTACCGGGAGAATCTGAACAGATCCTCTCCGATGTACTGTTTACCACGTTTATTCTGCGATAATCATTATGAGCGATAATATCCTTTCACAGGCAGAGATTGATGCTCTGTTGAATGATGACACATCAGGTGACAACGCCCAAAAAAGCGCGAACAAGGAACCTGCGATAGCGAAGGATCCGAATGAACCGGATATTCAGCCTTATGACCCCAACACGCAACGCCGTGTGGTTCGAGAACGTTTACAGTCGTTAGAAATTATTAACGAACGCTTTGCACGTCAATTCCGTATGGGACTATTTAACATGCTCCGTCGGAGTCCTGACATTACGGTTGGTGGCATTAAAATTCACCCCTATCATGATTTTGCTCGTAATTTACCTGTGCCAACAAACCTTAATTTGGTGCATTTAAAGCCTTTACGAGGAACCGCATTATTTACCTTTGAACCCAATCTGGTTTATATCGCGGTAGATAATTTGTTTGGTGGTGATGGCCGTTTTCCAATCCCTGTGGAAGGACGTGAATTTACCAACACAGAGCAGCGGATCATTAACAAAATGTTGAAACTGGCACTTGATGCCTACCGTGATGCTTGGGATTCCATCTTCAAAATTCAGGTGGAATATGTTCGTTCTGAAATGCAGGTGAAATTTACCAATATCACCTCATCACCGAATGACATTGTTGTTACGACACCTTTTCAAGTAGAAATTGGTTCAATGGTTGGGGAATTTAGTATTTGTATTCCATTTGCCATGATCGAGCCATTACGTGAACGACTGATCAATCCACCAATTGAAAATGTTCGTCAAGAAGATGGGGTATGGTTAGATAGTTTAGTCAACCAAGTTCAGCATTCAGAGCTTGAACTGGTCGCAAACTTTACTGACATCCCACTGCGTTTATCAAAAGTGTTAACACTTAAAGAAGGAGATGTTATCCCGATTGATAAACCAGAAAGATTGATTGCACATGTTGATGGTGTGCCCGTATTAACAAGCCAATACGGTACAGTAAATGGGCAATATGCCCTTCGTGTTGAACACCTAATTAACCCTGTTTTAAACGCTCTGGATGAGGAACAAACCAATGAGTGATGCAAATCGCCCAACTGATAATTCACAATCGGCTGAGGATATGTGGGCTGATGCAATGGAACAGCAAACTGGGAAAAGCCAGGATAATAGTTCCGATCTATTTGAACATCTGTTACCTGAAGACGATACACTGAATCATCTATCTGACATCAATTTGATTATGGATATTCCAGTCAAATTAACAGTAGAGTTAGGTCGCACCAAAATGACCATTAAAAAATTACTTAGCCTGTCACAAGGTTCTGTCGTTTCCTTGGATGGTCTAGCTGGTGAGCCTCTTGATATTCTTATCAATGGCTATTTAATTGCTCAAGGTGAAGTTGTGGTTGTTTCTGATAAATATGGTATTCGCATTACCGATATCATTACACCATCAGAACGTATGCGTCGTCTGAGCCGTTAATCTATGGAACAGCTTCCTTCCTTTTCCAGCCAAGGTGCGGTAAATACTACCGCACCCGCTATAACACAAACTGTTCAAACACCGACACAACCGTTGCCTGTGAGTCAAAGCCTTGCTCAAGTTAGCACGGCACTCGCTGGCATTATCGTTCTTATTATTATTGCTATGTGGTTATTCCGTCGTTTTGGCTTTACCCGTGGTTCATTTAAAGGAACGACAACACAACTTAGCGTCAAAGCAAGTTGTTCATTAGGTGCGAAAGAACGTGTGGTGGTGGTTGAAATAGAACAGGAATGGCTCGTATTAGGGGTAACTGCATCACAGGTAAATCTGCTGCATAAATTACCCGTCCCTGATAAAGCCTCGCAGGAAGCGACCTCATCACCAACATCGCCATTGTTTACTCAACTATTACAAAAAACGCTAAAGCGAGATAAAGGCAACTCATAATGCATCAGTGTGTCACTTTTTTTAACGCATTAAAGCGTTGGCGTCTCTTCGCTAGTGTGCTGGTTGTACTTTTGTTACCTACCAGTGCGTTTGCCCAATTTCCGGGTGTTATTACACAGCCTTTACCGGGTGGTGGTCAAAGTTGGTCATTACCCGTACAAACATTAATCTTCATTACCGCGTTGGGATTTATTCCTGCTGTTTTGCTGATGATGACAAGTTTTACTCGGATTATTATTGTCCTTGGATTACTACGTAATGCGTTAGGTACACCTTCTGCACCACCAAACCAAGTGGTTCTGGGTTTGGCGTTATTTATGACTTTTTTCATTATGGCACCCGTTTTTGATAAAATTTATCAAGATGCCTATATGCCATTTACTGAAGATCAAATTACCTTTGAGCAAGCCTTAGAGAATGGCGCAAAACCTTTGCGTCAGTTTATGATGCAACAAACGCGTGAAACTGACTTGGCTCTGTTTGCCCGTCTTGCCGATGCACCCGCGTTTGAAACGCGCGAAAGTGTACCTATGCGTATTTTGGTACCCGCTTATATTACGAGTGAGCTAAAAACTGCCTTTCAAATCGGTTTTATGATTTTTATTCCTTTTCTAATTATCGACTTAGTGGTTGCCAGTGTGTTGATGGCGCTAGGTATGATGATGGTGCCCCCTGCCACTGTTTCATTGCCATTTAAACTCATGCTATTTGTTTTAGTCGATGGTTGGCAATTAATACTGGGCTCGCTTGCACAAAGCTTTTTTAATTAGCGTAGAGGTAACGTCATGACACCAGAATCCGTCTTAGCTCTAGGTACTGAAGCGATGAAAATCGCTTTATCGCTCGCAGGCCCTCTTTTATTGTCCGCGCTGGTAACGGGTCTTGTGATCAGTATGCTGCAAGCTGCAACGCAGATAAACGAAATGACATTATCGTTTATTCCAAAAATTCTTGCTGTATTAGCCGCTATTTTAGTTGCAGGCCCTTGGATGCTAAGTTTGCTTGTCGATTATATGCATAACTTATTTACAGGCATTCCAGGGATGATTGGTTAATAGCAATGATAACCCTGACCAGTGAAATGCTTAACGGCTACATTAGTGATTTTTTCTGGCCATTTGTGCGGATCCTCGCCCTTTTTAGTACTGCGCCGCTATTTAGTGAAAAGCAAACACCTAAAAAATTCCGTATTGCCCTCGCTTTTTTAGTGACGGCATTAGTCGCACCAGGTTTACCGCAAAGTCATGTACCGTTATTCTCGCTTATTGCCTTTTGGATTTTGGTGCAACAAATTTTGATTGGTACCATTCTAGGGTTATCAATGCAATTGGCATTCGCTTCTGTTCGTCATGCGGGTGAAGTGATTGGTTTACAGATGGGGCTTTCATTCGCCACTTTTGTCGATCCATCAGGTGGCCCTAACATGCCTATTCTCGCACGTATTTTTAATATGCTAACAATGCTATTATTTATGGTCTTTGATGGTCATTTATGGCTATTATCTATATTAGTTGATACTTTCTATGTTGTTCCTATTGAAAATCAGACTTTTAACTCATTAGGCATACTAACTTTAGTTCAAAGTGGTGGCACTATATTTATTAACGGTATGATGTTAGCCATGCCATTAATTACCCTACTCCTTGTTCTTAACCTTTCATTAGGTATTCTAAACCGTATGACACCACAGCTTTCTGTCTTTGTAGTGGGTTTTCCTCTTACGCTGACTATCGGTATGTTAGCATTATCCATGATCATGCCTGCATTACCTGTGTTTACAGAGCGTGTCTTTAGTGATACGTTTAATCGCATCACATTGATATTGCAACAATTAGTTTCTTGATATGGGCTAATAATCAGCCCATTATTTATTTTTTATACTTATGACTAAAGCGTTTTCAGTACCTATATTGGGATAAAATATTTTTTCGAACTCTTTTATTGTTTCAATATGCTCATAAGTTTTCGACATAATATCTTCATGTTGTTGAATAATATATATATCTTCTTTTTTGGCTAATAATTCATTGATAAATCTATGGAATTCTTCAGCATTATTCTCTGAATTTTTTGCTGTTATTAAATGATTGGTTGAATCTTCTAAAACATAAACCCAATAATCATCAAGATTTAATCGCTTTGAAAATAAGCATTCTAATGCACTACCGCAGGCTTTATATCGTGTAAATATAAACGTGTTATTCCAAGAGTATTTTTTAGGATCTTGTGAAAATAACTCATCACCCCAGCTAACTTTTTGCTCAATACATTTGATTAAAGAAAGCGGTATTGATTTATTAATCAGTAATTCAAAATAAGCACACATAATTTTCTATCTCAACGATTCTAACCACAACAGAAAAAACTCACGTTGTTCCGAAGGTGTAACTAAGGTTTCATTTCGATAGTCATTAAATGTACCGACTAAATCTTCTTGGAGCGCTTGCTTTCCCATTTTCATACAATAAACTGCCATACCACTTCCCATATCACGAGACATTCCTGATGGATAGGTATCTATTCTTGCGCCATGGCAGTGAAAAATAACATCCGTTAGTTGATTACGAATAGCATCTAAACAGGCAAAATAATCTGTTGCTGAAAATTCACCATAGTGATGGCCTTCAATATCGACAGTAATTTTACATTTTCTTTCAGGAGAGGTTGTCAATCGTAATTCAGCGATAGCGTCTTTATGATTAATTGTAATTGGGATATCGAATTGTTTTCCATTCATAGATAAAAATCCTTTGTTGTTTGCCATTTAACATTCTAATTTATTTTCTATTTACTCATTAATAATTAATCCACTTTTAATCTAATCGTACATATTTATTACTATACAAAAAGATATAAAATCAAATTTAC comes from Proteus vulgaris and encodes:
- the fliM gene encoding flagellar motor switch protein FliM, whose amino-acid sequence is MSDNILSQAEIDALLNDDTSGDNAQKSANKEPAIAKDPNEPDIQPYDPNTQRRVVRERLQSLEIINERFARQFRMGLFNMLRRSPDITVGGIKIHPYHDFARNLPVPTNLNLVHLKPLRGTALFTFEPNLVYIAVDNLFGGDGRFPIPVEGREFTNTEQRIINKMLKLALDAYRDAWDSIFKIQVEYVRSEMQVKFTNITSSPNDIVVTTPFQVEIGSMVGEFSICIPFAMIEPLRERLINPPIENVRQEDGVWLDSLVNQVQHSELELVANFTDIPLRLSKVLTLKEGDVIPIDKPERLIAHVDGVPVLTSQYGTVNGQYALRVEHLINPVLNALDEEQTNE
- the fliN gene encoding flagellar motor switch protein FliN, yielding MSDANRPTDNSQSAEDMWADAMEQQTGKSQDNSSDLFEHLLPEDDTLNHLSDINLIMDIPVKLTVELGRTKMTIKKLLSLSQGSVVSLDGLAGEPLDILINGYLIAQGEVVVVSDKYGIRITDIITPSERMRRLSR
- the fliO gene encoding flagellar biosynthetic protein FliO, with amino-acid sequence MEQLPSFSSQGAVNTTAPAITQTVQTPTQPLPVSQSLAQVSTALAGIIVLIIIAMWLFRRFGFTRGSFKGTTTQLSVKASCSLGAKERVVVVEIEQEWLVLGVTASQVNLLHKLPVPDKASQEATSSPTSPLFTQLLQKTLKRDKGNS
- the fliP gene encoding flagellar type III secretion system pore protein FliP (The bacterial flagellar biogenesis protein FliP forms a type III secretion system (T3SS)-type pore required for flagellar assembly.); the protein is MHQCVTFFNALKRWRLFASVLVVLLLPTSAFAQFPGVITQPLPGGGQSWSLPVQTLIFITALGFIPAVLLMMTSFTRIIIVLGLLRNALGTPSAPPNQVVLGLALFMTFFIMAPVFDKIYQDAYMPFTEDQITFEQALENGAKPLRQFMMQQTRETDLALFARLADAPAFETRESVPMRILVPAYITSELKTAFQIGFMIFIPFLIIDLVVASVLMALGMMMVPPATVSLPFKLMLFVLVDGWQLILGSLAQSFFN
- the fliQ gene encoding flagellar biosynthesis protein FliQ; translation: MTPESVLALGTEAMKIALSLAGPLLLSALVTGLVISMLQAATQINEMTLSFIPKILAVLAAILVAGPWMLSLLVDYMHNLFTGIPGMIG
- the fliR gene encoding flagellar biosynthetic protein FliR, whose translation is MITLTSEMLNGYISDFFWPFVRILALFSTAPLFSEKQTPKKFRIALAFLVTALVAPGLPQSHVPLFSLIAFWILVQQILIGTILGLSMQLAFASVRHAGEVIGLQMGLSFATFVDPSGGPNMPILARIFNMLTMLLFMVFDGHLWLLSILVDTFYVVPIENQTFNSLGILTLVQSGGTIFINGMMLAMPLITLLLVLNLSLGILNRMTPQLSVFVVGFPLTLTIGMLALSMIMPALPVFTERVFSDTFNRITLILQQLVS